CAACAAAGGCGTTCATGTGACCGCAACTTTGGCAGTACCAAACAGGAATTCTATGCCCCCACCAAAGCTGACGTGATATACACCAGTCCTTTATGTTCTCCATCCATTCATAGTAAACTTTTTTCCAAGTTTCAGGAATAAACCTAACTCTGCCCTCCTGAACAGCCCGTATAGCTGGTTCAGCTAAGGGCTTCATCTTAACAAACCACTGCTCGGAAAGGTAGGGCTCAACCACGGTCTTACATCTATAGCAATGTCCAACAGCATGAGAATATTCTTCCACTTTCTCAAGGAGCCCTTCTCTCTTTAAATCTTCAACAGCCCTTTTCCTACACTCAAACCTATCAAGCCCTTTATATCTTTCTCCAGCCTCTTCTGTCATTCTCCCATCAGGACTAATTACCTTTATAAAGCTTAAAGAATGCCTCTGAGCTACGAGAAAGTCGTTGGGATCATGAGCAGGCGTAATTTTAACAGCACCGGTTCCAAAAGAGGGATTCACCATGTTATCAGCAATTATAGGACCAATTCTATTCGTTAGAGGTATCCTAACCTCCTTACCAATAAAACTCTTGTACCTTTCATCATCAGGATGAACAGCCACAGCTACATCTCCAAGAATTGTCTCTGGACGGGTTGTCGCAACAGTTATATAATTACCAGGTTCTCCCACTATAGGATATTTAACATACCACAAATTCCCTTTAATTTCCTCATGCTCAACCTCTATATCCGAGAGAGCGGTTTCACAACGAGGACACCAATTTATTATATAACTTCCCCTATAGACAAGCCCCTCTCTAAAAAGCCTAACAAAAACTTCCCTTACAGCCCTTGATAACCCTTCATCTAAGGTAAACCTCTCCCTATCCCAGTCACAGGAAGCTCCTAGCCGCTTTAATTGATGAATTATCGTGCCACCATATTTCTCCTTCCATTCCCAAACCCTTTCAAGAAACTTCTCCCTACCTAAATCTTCTTTCTTTAAACCCTCTTTGGCAAGCGCCCTTTCCACAACGTTCTGTGTAGCTATACCAGCATGATCCGTCCCAGGAAGCCACATTGTATTAAAGCCCTGCATCCTTTTCCAACGAACAAATATATCTTGAATGGTATTATTTAAGGCATGTCCCATATGAAGAGAACCCGTAACATTTGGAGGAGGAATCACTACTGAAAACTTCTTCTTTGAAAAATCCACTACACTGTGAAAATAGCCCCTTTCTATCCAATAGGCATACCACTTTTCTTCCACTCTAGAGGAATCATAAGCCTTCGGGAGATCTAAATGCATTCTATTACTCTCCTCCCTTCCCAAAAAGCAATCTATTTATAAGAATCCATGCTTCTTTCTTGCCTTCACCAGTTAAAGCAGAAAATAAAACATAGTTTTCCTCTTCTACAGGGAAAAACCTTTTAGCAAATTTTAGCTGTTCCATAACCTCCGATTTAGAAAGCTTATCTACTTTAGTAAAAATAAAAGCTACCTTGTATCCTAGGCTTCCTATCCACTCATATAGCCTTAAATCGCTATCCATAGGAATGTGTCTTATATCTATGATCTGAAGGAATAACTTTAGGGCTTCCCTTCCTCTAACATATGCCTCAACGAGTTTAGCCCATCGCTTTCTTTCCTCTAATGGAACCTTAGCATATCCATATCCAGGCAAGTCTACAAGAATAAACCTGTTATCTATCAGATAGAAATTAATAGAGCGAGTCTTACCCGGTGTAGAGCTAACCTTCGCCAACCTCTGTCCAAGAAGAACATTTATAAAAGAAGATTTTCCAACGTTTGATCTCCCAGCTATCGCTACTTCAGGAAGACCAAAGTCTGAAGGAATATCTTCAGGCAGATAGGCACTGACCAAGAGCTTCCTCTCTTCTCTCATTTTTAATAAGAGCTATATCTAAAACCTCGTTCATTTTTTCAACGAAGCAGAAGCGAATCTTCTTTCTTATATCTGGAGCAATTTCCAAGGTATCTTTCTCATTATCCTTTGGAAGTATAACCACGTTTATACCAGCCCTGTGCGCTGCCAAGACCTTTTCCTTTATTCCTCCAACGGGTAGCACCTTACCCCTTAAAGTTATTTCACCAGTCATAGCTACATCCTTTCTTACAGGATAACCTGTCAAAACAGAAACCAAGGCAGTAAGCATCGCTACACCTGCAGAAGGCCCATCCTTAGGAATAGCTCCCTCAGGAACATGAATGTGAATATCCAGGTTCCTATAAAAATCATCCCTTATACTAAACTCTTTAGCATGACTCCTTATATAGCTAACGGCTGCCTGTGCCGACTCTTGCATTACATCTCCAAGATTACCGGTAAGCGTCAACTTACCCTTACCTTTCATCGTCACAGCCTCAACCAAAAGTATTTCCCCACCTACTTCAGTCCAAGCGAGCCCTGTAGCTATTCCTACCTCGTCCTTTTCCTCAGCAACTCCATATCTAAACTTAGGAGGACCGATATATAGATGCAAGTTTTGAGCAGTAACTTTA
This genomic window from Synergistota bacterium contains:
- the yihA gene encoding ribosome biogenesis GTP-binding protein YihA/YsxC: MVSAYLPEDIPSDFGLPEVAIAGRSNVGKSSFINVLLGQRLAKVSSTPGKTRSINFYLIDNRFILVDLPGYGYAKVPLEERKRWAKLVEAYVRGREALKLFLQIIDIRHIPMDSDLRLYEWIGSLGYKVAFIFTKVDKLSKSEVMEQLKFAKRFFPVEEENYVLFSALTGEGKKEAWILINRLLFGKGGE